In Lycium ferocissimum isolate CSIRO_LF1 chromosome 11, AGI_CSIRO_Lferr_CH_V1, whole genome shotgun sequence, a single genomic region encodes these proteins:
- the LOC132038393 gene encoding pollen-specific leucine-rich repeat extensin-like protein 3 — protein MCYVGKATKIFIFIVTVLIVTGLILGFGLLRHRNQKNSNKCSDDSCNQNQYESPIVANFSNNPVSPLPIPNLPPPPPPPTPTDNPSPETPDLAPPPPPLSPPLVSLPPPPLPPPAVTLAPPPALSPPSPVTVTPGPVHS, from the coding sequence atgtgCTATGTGGGGAAAGCAACGAAGATCTTCATCTTCATAGTCACAGTTCTAATTGTTACTGGTCTGATCTTGGGATTTGGATTACTTAGACATCGCAATCAGAAGAATAGTAACAAATGCTCCGATGATTCTTGTAACCAAAATCAGTATGAAAGCCCCATAGTTGCCAATTTCAGTAATAACCCAGTCTCACCATTACCAATTCCTAAtttacccccacccccaccaccacccacACCTACAGATAATCCTAGCCCTGAAACGCCTGATTTAGCGCCACCGCCACCGCCACTGTCGCCGCCTTTGGTCTCATTGCCGCCGCCGCCACTGCCGCCACCAGCGGTTACATTAGCTCCGCCGCCTGCATTGAGTCCTCCAAGTCCCGTGACAGTGACGCCAGGTCCAGTTCATtcttag
- the LOC132036677 gene encoding beta-amylase-like isoform X1 has translation MNISMASIGISISVLPEVMGFPHQELSIVMIKKLKLARKQLFRQNLTFSCNRKTGITRAVAPEAVKATSPTSSGVPLANYVPVYVMLPLDVISVDNVFRDQDKCEKQFKELRAAGVDGIMVDVWWGIVEANGPRQYNWSAYRSLFQLVQKSGLKIQAIMSFHQCGGNIGDDVFIPIPKWVLAIGENNPDIFYTNRAGTRNKECLSLAVDHQTLFEGRTAVQIYSDYMRSFRENMSDFLEAGGIVDIEVGLGPAGELRYPSYTQSQGWKFPGIGEFQCYDKYMRTDFKEAATKAGHSEWDLPDDAGTYNNIPAETGFFGPSGTYLTEKGKFFLNWYSSKLLLHGDQILDEANKAFLGCKVKLSAKATGIHWWYKDASHAAELTAGYYNLDNRDGYRPIARMLSRHYGTFNFTCLEMRNSEHPAYAKCGAQELVQQVLSVGWKENIDVAGENALSRYDGYAYNQILLNARPNGINKNGPPKLKMAGLTYLRLSEKLLQSRNFKTFKTFVKKMHADLDYCSEYEKPAPMSRSKGEISMDDYLEATKRTEPFPWDEQTDARVGGILAEYWDRLLNKFFLSN, from the exons ATGAATATTAGCATGGCAAGTATTGGAATTTCAATTAGTGTTTTGCCAGAGGTAATGGGATTTCCACACCAAGAATTGTCCATTGTCATGATTAAGAAATTGAAGCTGGCAAGAAAACAACTTTTCCGGCAGAATCTCACATTTTCTTGTAATCGAAAGACTGGAATTACTCGAGCCGTTGCGCCAGAAGCAGTGAAG GCAACGAGTCCAACATCTAGCGGTGTCCCTTTAGCCAACTATGTGCCTGTTTATGTAATGCTTCCA TTAGATGTTATTTCAGTGGACAATGTTTTTCGAGACCAAGATAAGTGTGAAAAGCAGTTCAAGGAGCTGAGAGCAGCCGGAGTTGACGGGATCATGGTGGATGTCTGGTGGGGAATTGTAGAGGCCAACGGCCCCAGGCAATATAATTGGTCTGCCTACAGGAGCTTGTTCCAACTTGTTCAAAAGAGTGGCCTAAAAATACAAGCTATTATGTCATTCCACCAATGTGGTGGCAATATTGGAGATGATGTTTTCATTCCTATACCCAAATGGGTACTAGCAATCGGAGAAAACAACCCTGATATTTTCTATACTAATCGGGCTGGTACAAGGAACAAGGAATGCCTCTCACTTGCTGTCGATCACCAAACTCTGTTTGAGGGTCGAACTGCTGTCCAG ATTTACAGTGACTACATGAGGAGCTTTAGAGAGAACATGTCTGACTTCTTGGAAGCTGGAGGCATAGTAGACATAGAGGTCGGACTTGGTCCTGCTGGTGAGCTTAGATATCCCTCGTATACTCAGTCTCAAGGATGGAAATTCCCTGGCATTGGAGAATTTCAG TGTTACGACAAGTATATGAGGACAGATTTCAAGGAAGCAGCCACAAAGGCAGGCCACTCGGAGTGGGATCTTCCAGATGATGCAGGAACATATAATAATATACCTGCCGAAACAGGATTCTTTGGACCAAGTGGTACATACCTTACAGAGAAAGGGAAGTTCTTCTTGAATTGGTACTCTAGCAAGCTATTGCTTCACGGAGATCAGATCCTTGATGAAGCAAACAAAGCTTTCCTGGGATGCAAAGTGAAGCTATCAGCGAAAGCAA CAGGAATTCACTGGTGGTACAAAGATGCCAGCCATGCTGCAGAGCTAACAGCAGGATATTATAATTTGGATAATCGAGATGGCTATCGACCGATAGCGAGGATGTTATCGAGGCACTATGGTACCTTTAATTTCACTTGCCTTGAGATGAGGAATTCAGAACATCCAGCTTATgctaagtgtggtgcacaagaGCTAGTTCAGCAG GTTTTGAGTGTTGGCTGGAAAGAGAACATTGACGTAGCAGGTGAGAATGCACTTTCAAGATATGACGGCTATGCCTACAACCAAATCCTTCTAAATGCTAGGCCAAATGGTATCAACAAAAACGGTCCACCAAAACTAAAGATGGCTGGGTTGACTTACCTTCGATTATCAGAAAAACTCCTTCAGAGCAGGAACTTCAAGACTTTCAAAACATTTGTCAAGAAAATGCATGCCGATCTG GATTACTGTTCAGAATATGAAAAACCAGCTCCAATGAGCAGATCAAAAGGGGAGATTTCAATGGATGATTATCTTGAAGCAACCAAACGAACAGAACCATTCCCATGGGATGAACAGACAGATGCAAGAGTTGGCGGTATATTGGCTGAATACTGGGATAGGCTGCTTAACAAGTTCTTTCTCTCTAACTGA
- the LOC132036677 gene encoding beta-amylase-like isoform X3, which translates to MDNVFRDQDKCEKQFKELRAAGVDGIMVDVWWGIVEANGPRQYNWSAYRSLFQLVQKSGLKIQAIMSFHQCGGNIGDDVFIPIPKWVLAIGENNPDIFYTNRAGTRNKECLSLAVDHQTLFEGRTAVQIYSDYMRSFRENMSDFLEAGGIVDIEVGLGPAGELRYPSYTQSQGWKFPGIGEFQCYDKYMRTDFKEAATKAGHSEWDLPDDAGTYNNIPAETGFFGPSGTYLTEKGKFFLNWYSSKLLLHGDQILDEANKAFLGCKVKLSAKVAGIHWWYKDASHAAELTAGYYNLDNRDGYRPIARMLSRHYGTFNFTCLEMRNSEHPAYAKCGAQELVQQVLSVGWKENIDVAGENALSRYDGYAYNQILLNARPNGINKNGPPKLKMAGLTYLRLSEKLLQSRNFKTFKTFVKKMHADLDYCSEYEKPAPMSRSKGEISMDDYLEATKRTEPFPWDEQTDARVGGILAEYWDRLLNKFFLSN; encoded by the exons A TGGACAATGTTTTTCGAGACCAAGATAAGTGTGAAAAGCAGTTCAAGGAGCTGAGAGCAGCCGGAGTTGACGGGATCATGGTGGATGTCTGGTGGGGAATTGTAGAGGCCAACGGCCCCAGGCAATATAATTGGTCTGCCTACAGGAGCTTGTTCCAACTTGTTCAAAAGAGTGGCCTAAAAATACAAGCTATTATGTCATTCCACCAATGTGGTGGCAATATTGGAGATGATGTTTTCATTCCTATACCCAAATGGGTACTAGCAATCGGAGAAAACAACCCTGATATTTTCTATACTAATCGGGCTGGTACAAGGAACAAGGAATGCCTCTCACTTGCTGTCGATCACCAAACTCTGTTTGAGGGTCGAACTGCTGTCCAG ATTTACAGTGACTACATGAGGAGCTTTAGAGAGAACATGTCTGACTTCTTGGAAGCTGGAGGCATAGTAGACATAGAGGTCGGACTTGGTCCTGCTGGTGAGCTTAGATATCCCTCGTATACTCAGTCTCAAGGATGGAAATTCCCTGGCATTGGAGAATTTCAG TGTTACGACAAGTATATGAGGACAGATTTCAAGGAAGCAGCCACAAAGGCAGGCCACTCGGAGTGGGATCTTCCAGATGATGCAGGAACATATAATAATATACCTGCCGAAACAGGATTCTTTGGACCAAGTGGTACATACCTTACAGAGAAAGGGAAGTTCTTCTTGAATTGGTACTCTAGCAAGCTATTGCTTCACGGAGATCAGATCCTTGATGAAGCAAACAAAGCTTTCCTGGGATGCAAAGTGAAGCTATCAGCGAAA GTAGCAGGAATTCACTGGTGGTACAAAGATGCCAGCCATGCTGCAGAGCTAACAGCAGGATATTATAATTTGGATAATCGAGATGGCTATCGACCGATAGCGAGGATGTTATCGAGGCACTATGGTACCTTTAATTTCACTTGCCTTGAGATGAGGAATTCAGAACATCCAGCTTATgctaagtgtggtgcacaagaGCTAGTTCAGCAG GTTTTGAGTGTTGGCTGGAAAGAGAACATTGACGTAGCAGGTGAGAATGCACTTTCAAGATATGACGGCTATGCCTACAACCAAATCCTTCTAAATGCTAGGCCAAATGGTATCAACAAAAACGGTCCACCAAAACTAAAGATGGCTGGGTTGACTTACCTTCGATTATCAGAAAAACTCCTTCAGAGCAGGAACTTCAAGACTTTCAAAACATTTGTCAAGAAAATGCATGCCGATCTG GATTACTGTTCAGAATATGAAAAACCAGCTCCAATGAGCAGATCAAAAGGGGAGATTTCAATGGATGATTATCTTGAAGCAACCAAACGAACAGAACCATTCCCATGGGATGAACAGACAGATGCAAGAGTTGGCGGTATATTGGCTGAATACTGGGATAGGCTGCTTAACAAGTTCTTTCTCTCTAACTGA
- the LOC132036677 gene encoding beta-amylase-like isoform X2 produces the protein MNISMASIGISISVLPEVMGFPHQELSIVMIKKLKLARKQLFRQNLTFSCNRKTGITRAVAPEAVKATSPTSSGVPLANYVPVYVMLPLDVISVDNVFRDQDKCEKQFKELRAAGVDGIMVDVWWGIVEANGPRQYNWSAYRSLFQLVQKSGLKIQAIMSFHQCGGNIGDDVFIPIPKWVLAIGENNPDIFYTNRAGTRNKECLSLAVDHQTLFEGRTAVQIYSDYMRSFRENMSDFLEAGGIVDIEVGLGPAGELRYPSYTQSQGWKFPGIGEFQCYDKYMRTDFKEAATKAGHSEWDLPDDAGTYNNIPAETGFFGPSGTYLTEKGKFFLNWYSSKLLLHGDQILDEANKAFLGCKVKLSAKVAGIHWWYKDASHAAELTAGYYNLDNRDGYRPIARMLSRHYGTFNFTCLEMRNSEHPAYAKCGAQELVQQVLSVGWKENIDVAGENALSRYDGYAYNQILLNARPNGINKNGPPKLKMAGLTYLRLSEKLLQSRNFKTFKTFVKKMHADLDYCSEYEKPAPMSRSKGEISMDDYLEATKRTEPFPWDEQTDARVGGILAEYWDRLLNKFFLSN, from the exons ATGAATATTAGCATGGCAAGTATTGGAATTTCAATTAGTGTTTTGCCAGAGGTAATGGGATTTCCACACCAAGAATTGTCCATTGTCATGATTAAGAAATTGAAGCTGGCAAGAAAACAACTTTTCCGGCAGAATCTCACATTTTCTTGTAATCGAAAGACTGGAATTACTCGAGCCGTTGCGCCAGAAGCAGTGAAG GCAACGAGTCCAACATCTAGCGGTGTCCCTTTAGCCAACTATGTGCCTGTTTATGTAATGCTTCCA TTAGATGTTATTTCAGTGGACAATGTTTTTCGAGACCAAGATAAGTGTGAAAAGCAGTTCAAGGAGCTGAGAGCAGCCGGAGTTGACGGGATCATGGTGGATGTCTGGTGGGGAATTGTAGAGGCCAACGGCCCCAGGCAATATAATTGGTCTGCCTACAGGAGCTTGTTCCAACTTGTTCAAAAGAGTGGCCTAAAAATACAAGCTATTATGTCATTCCACCAATGTGGTGGCAATATTGGAGATGATGTTTTCATTCCTATACCCAAATGGGTACTAGCAATCGGAGAAAACAACCCTGATATTTTCTATACTAATCGGGCTGGTACAAGGAACAAGGAATGCCTCTCACTTGCTGTCGATCACCAAACTCTGTTTGAGGGTCGAACTGCTGTCCAG ATTTACAGTGACTACATGAGGAGCTTTAGAGAGAACATGTCTGACTTCTTGGAAGCTGGAGGCATAGTAGACATAGAGGTCGGACTTGGTCCTGCTGGTGAGCTTAGATATCCCTCGTATACTCAGTCTCAAGGATGGAAATTCCCTGGCATTGGAGAATTTCAG TGTTACGACAAGTATATGAGGACAGATTTCAAGGAAGCAGCCACAAAGGCAGGCCACTCGGAGTGGGATCTTCCAGATGATGCAGGAACATATAATAATATACCTGCCGAAACAGGATTCTTTGGACCAAGTGGTACATACCTTACAGAGAAAGGGAAGTTCTTCTTGAATTGGTACTCTAGCAAGCTATTGCTTCACGGAGATCAGATCCTTGATGAAGCAAACAAAGCTTTCCTGGGATGCAAAGTGAAGCTATCAGCGAAA GTAGCAGGAATTCACTGGTGGTACAAAGATGCCAGCCATGCTGCAGAGCTAACAGCAGGATATTATAATTTGGATAATCGAGATGGCTATCGACCGATAGCGAGGATGTTATCGAGGCACTATGGTACCTTTAATTTCACTTGCCTTGAGATGAGGAATTCAGAACATCCAGCTTATgctaagtgtggtgcacaagaGCTAGTTCAGCAG GTTTTGAGTGTTGGCTGGAAAGAGAACATTGACGTAGCAGGTGAGAATGCACTTTCAAGATATGACGGCTATGCCTACAACCAAATCCTTCTAAATGCTAGGCCAAATGGTATCAACAAAAACGGTCCACCAAAACTAAAGATGGCTGGGTTGACTTACCTTCGATTATCAGAAAAACTCCTTCAGAGCAGGAACTTCAAGACTTTCAAAACATTTGTCAAGAAAATGCATGCCGATCTG GATTACTGTTCAGAATATGAAAAACCAGCTCCAATGAGCAGATCAAAAGGGGAGATTTCAATGGATGATTATCTTGAAGCAACCAAACGAACAGAACCATTCCCATGGGATGAACAGACAGATGCAAGAGTTGGCGGTATATTGGCTGAATACTGGGATAGGCTGCTTAACAAGTTCTTTCTCTCTAACTGA
- the LOC132036072 gene encoding transcription factor ILR3-like — MESDSSGNPNWLFDYELMTDITSAASVTVADFQTPASIDFSWPAQTIYASSNLIAETDYTFEDSEVSKEASSRKRLKSECCSSPRSKACREKLRRDRLNERFLELSSVLDPGRPPKTEKVAILSDAQRILIDLRTETQKLKESNEELQEKIKELKAEKNELRDEKLRLKEEKENLEQQVKSLASKPGFLSHPSAMGAAFTAQGQVAAGNKLMPFIGYPSVAMWQFMQPAVVDTSQDHVLRPPVA, encoded by the exons ATGGAGAGTGATTCGAGTGGCAATCCCAATTGGTTATTTGATTATGAGTTGATGACGGATATTACTTCTGCTGCCTCTGTTACTGTTGCTGATTTCCAGACTCCAGCGAGTATTGACTTCAGTTGGCCTGCTCAAACAATTTATGCTTCTTCTAATCTCAT TGCAGAAACAGATTACACATTTGAGGATTCAGAAGTCAGTAAGGAGGCAAGCTCACGAAAGCG GTTAAAAAGTGAATGTTGCAGCTCTCCGAGATCTAAGGCATGCCGAGAGAAATTGCGGAGGGACAGACTGAATGAGAG GTTCCTTGAATTGAGCTCTGTCCTTGATCCTGGAAGGCCACCAAAGACTGAGAAAGTTGCAATTCTGAGTGATGCTCAAAGGATTCTGATTGATCTGCGAACTGAAACTCAGAAGCTAAAAGAGTCAAATGAAGAGCTGCAAGAGAAGATAAAAGAACTTAAG GCAGAGAAGAATGAGCTCCGTGATGAAAAGCTAAGGCTAAAGGAAGAGAAGGAGAATTTGGAGCAGCAGGTTAAAAGCTTAGCTTCAAAACCAGGTTTTCTCTCCCATCCTTCTGCCATGGGAGCTGCATTTACTGCACAAGGACAAGTCGCTGCAGGCAACAAATTGATGCCTTTCATTGGTTATCCCAGTGTTGCGATGTGGCAATTCATGCAACCTGCTGTTGTTGACACATCTCAAGATCATGTGCTCCGTCCTCCAGTTGCTTAA